One Streptomyces fagopyri DNA window includes the following coding sequences:
- a CDS encoding energy-coupling factor ABC transporter ATP-binding protein, which yields MDPVISAPSLEVAGLAFAYPDGHQALFGVDFTVGRGERVALLGPNGAGKTTLVLHLNGILTGGAGTVTVAGLPVDKRHMAEVRRKVGIVFQDPDDQLFMPTVREDVAFGPAAAGMKGAALEERVRTALEQVGMDAFADRPPHHLSFGQRRRVAVATVLAMEPEILVLDEPSSNLDPASRRELADILRSLDVTVLMVTHDLPYALELCPRALILSDGVIAADGTTGELLSDDALMRTHRLELPFGFDPRSVAIGTP from the coding sequence ATGGACCCTGTGATCTCCGCACCCTCACTGGAAGTGGCCGGACTGGCCTTCGCCTACCCGGACGGGCACCAGGCCCTCTTCGGCGTCGACTTCACCGTCGGCCGCGGCGAACGCGTCGCGCTGCTGGGTCCGAACGGCGCCGGCAAGACCACCCTCGTATTGCACCTCAACGGCATCCTGACCGGCGGCGCCGGGACCGTCACGGTGGCCGGACTGCCGGTGGACAAGCGGCACATGGCCGAGGTCCGGCGCAAGGTCGGCATCGTGTTCCAGGATCCGGACGACCAGCTCTTCATGCCGACCGTGCGCGAGGACGTCGCCTTCGGACCGGCCGCGGCCGGGATGAAGGGCGCCGCGCTGGAGGAACGCGTCCGTACGGCCCTGGAACAGGTCGGCATGGACGCCTTCGCCGACCGGCCCCCGCACCACCTCTCGTTCGGCCAGCGGCGGCGGGTGGCGGTGGCCACCGTCCTGGCCATGGAGCCGGAGATCCTGGTCCTGGACGAACCCTCGTCCAACCTGGACCCGGCCTCGCGCCGCGAACTCGCCGACATCCTGCGGTCCTTGGACGTCACCGTCCTCATGGTCACGCACGACCTGCCCTACGCGCTCGAACTGTGTCCCCGGGCACTGATCCTGAGCGACGGTGTCATCGCGGCCGACGGCACGACCGGTGAACTCCTCTCCGATGACGCCCTGATGCGCACCCACCGGCTGGAACTGCCCTTCGGGTTCGACCCGCGTTCCGTGGCCATCGGCACCCCGTGA
- a CDS encoding energy-coupling factor ABC transporter permease — MHVPDGFINAPVSAATGLVAAGAVAVSLRGARRELDERTAPLAGLVAAFIFAVQMLNFPVAAGTSGHLLGGALAAILVGPFTGVLCVSVVLLMQGILFADGGLTALGVNITDMAIVTTVVSYAVFRGLLRVLPRRRRSITVAAFVSALLSVPAAAVAFTLIYALGGTTDVAIGKVATAMIGVHVLIGIGEAAITALTVGAVIAVRPDLVYGARGLQQRLKLRVGGELVDAAAPVAPAAAPVSRRKVWITGLATSLVLAGFVSFYASASPDGLEKVAKDQGIDQRAKKHHTEDSPLAGYGVKDISDARISGGLAGVIGVGVTIVAGTGVFWALRRRRTADTSPASLPEGV; from the coding sequence GTGCATGTGCCTGACGGATTCATCAACGCCCCGGTCTCCGCCGCCACCGGACTGGTCGCCGCCGGCGCCGTCGCGGTGAGCCTGCGAGGCGCCCGCCGCGAACTCGACGAGAGGACCGCGCCGCTCGCCGGCCTGGTCGCCGCCTTCATCTTCGCCGTACAGATGCTGAACTTCCCGGTCGCGGCCGGGACCAGCGGTCATCTGCTCGGCGGCGCGCTGGCGGCGATACTCGTCGGCCCCTTCACCGGGGTCCTGTGCGTCTCCGTGGTCCTGCTGATGCAGGGCATCCTCTTCGCCGACGGGGGCCTCACCGCGCTCGGCGTGAACATCACCGACATGGCGATCGTCACCACCGTCGTCTCCTACGCCGTCTTCCGCGGCCTGCTGAGGGTGCTCCCGAGGAGACGGCGCTCGATCACCGTGGCCGCCTTCGTGTCCGCGCTGCTGTCCGTCCCGGCCGCCGCCGTCGCCTTCACCCTCATCTACGCGCTCGGCGGCACCACCGACGTCGCGATCGGCAAGGTCGCCACCGCGATGATCGGCGTCCATGTCCTCATCGGCATCGGCGAAGCCGCGATCACCGCCCTCACGGTCGGCGCGGTCATCGCCGTACGGCCGGACCTCGTGTACGGAGCGCGCGGCCTCCAGCAGCGGCTCAAGCTGCGGGTGGGCGGCGAACTGGTCGACGCGGCCGCCCCCGTCGCGCCCGCCGCCGCGCCGGTCTCCCGCCGCAAGGTGTGGATCACCGGCCTCGCCACCTCCCTCGTCCTCGCGGGCTTCGTCAGCTTCTACGCCTCCGCCAGCCCCGACGGCCTGGAGAAGGTCGCCAAGGACCAGGGCATCGACCAGCGCGCCAAGAAGCACCACACCGAGGACTCCCCGCTCGCCGGGTACGGCGTCAAGGACATCTCCGACGCCCGTATCTCCGGCGGCCTCGCGGGCGTGATCGGCGTGGGCGTCACGATCGTCGCGGGCACCGGCGTCTTCTGGGCGCTGCGCAGGCGCCGTACGGCCGACACGTCACCCGCCTCCCTCCCCGAAGGCGTCTGA
- a CDS encoding organic hydroperoxide resistance protein, producing the protein MTDGTAVDSRPTKIMYVAEATAHGGRDGYVTSQDGQIELKVAMPPALGGDGNGTNPEQLFAAGYSACFHNALVLVGRRAGYDLSGSTVAAKVGIGPNKQRGYGLAVALSVSLPVVEREVATKLVAAAHEVCPYSNATRDNIEVTILLG; encoded by the coding sequence ATGACCGATGGCACCGCTGTCGACAGCCGTCCGACGAAGATCATGTACGTCGCCGAGGCGACCGCGCACGGCGGCCGTGACGGCTACGTCACCAGCCAGGACGGCCAGATCGAGCTGAAGGTAGCGATGCCGCCCGCGCTCGGCGGCGACGGCAACGGGACCAACCCCGAGCAGCTCTTCGCCGCCGGCTACAGCGCCTGCTTCCACAACGCGCTGGTCCTGGTGGGCCGCCGGGCGGGCTACGACCTGTCCGGGTCGACGGTCGCGGCGAAGGTCGGCATCGGGCCCAACAAGCAGCGCGGATACGGTCTCGCGGTCGCCCTGAGCGTCTCGCTGCCCGTCGTGGAGCGGGAAGTCGCGACGAAGCTGGTGGCCGCGGCCCACGAGGTGTGCCCGTACTCGAACGCGACCCGGGACAACATCGAGGTCACGATCCTGCTGGGCTAG
- a CDS encoding penicillin-binding transpeptidase domain-containing protein: MGKRRRVAEQRKTKPAVIGGLIAVAVVGGAFGAYSLYGGGASAEDRSTTAGRKAVKTGPPTAAEVTALSTRFLTAWQGGQVAKAAGATTDAGAATAALTGYTKDAHISGVTVTAGKPSGASVPFSVKATVTYKGKSRPLAYESKLTVARRAEDGVALVDWKPSVVHPDLQDGDRLVTGAAGTAPITALDRAGGELTTTKYPSLGTVLDGLREKYGKTAGGTAGIELRVVRKAAAKGAQKSPDKTLVTLSEGTPGTVRTTLSATLQADAEQQVAKKTRASVVVMRPSTGEILAVANQSHGFNTALQGSLAPGSTMKVITSSLLIDKKLASADKPHPCPKYVTYGGWKFQNDDKFEIKGGTFKASFARSCNTAFISQAKKLQNDDLTRQAQQVFGLSMNNWAIGVPTFDGSVPVQSAAQMAASLIGQGGVRMNPLNMASVASTVKSGMFHQPYLVSPDVDHRKLATASRTLSAGTLSQLRELMRYTAGYGTAAEAMSGLGPDYGAKTGSAEVDNQKKPNGWFTAWKGDLAAAGVVQQGGHGGDTAGPIVAALLKAGS, translated from the coding sequence GTGGGGAAGAGAAGGCGCGTCGCCGAACAACGGAAGACGAAGCCCGCCGTGATCGGCGGGCTGATCGCCGTGGCCGTCGTCGGCGGGGCGTTCGGCGCCTACAGCCTGTACGGCGGCGGCGCGTCGGCCGAGGACCGGTCGACGACCGCCGGCCGCAAGGCCGTGAAGACCGGTCCGCCGACCGCCGCCGAGGTCACCGCCCTGTCCACGCGGTTCCTCACCGCCTGGCAGGGCGGTCAGGTCGCGAAGGCTGCCGGCGCCACCACCGACGCCGGGGCCGCGACGGCCGCGCTGACCGGCTACACCAAGGACGCGCACATCAGCGGCGTCACGGTCACCGCGGGCAAGCCGTCGGGAGCCTCCGTCCCGTTCTCCGTCAAGGCCACGGTCACCTACAAGGGCAAGAGCCGGCCGCTGGCGTACGAGTCGAAGCTGACCGTCGCCCGGCGGGCCGAGGACGGCGTCGCGCTGGTCGACTGGAAGCCGTCCGTCGTGCACCCGGACCTCCAGGACGGCGACCGTCTGGTCACCGGCGCGGCGGGCACTGCGCCCATCACGGCGCTGGACCGCGCCGGCGGTGAACTGACCACGACCAAATACCCCTCACTGGGCACGGTCCTGGACGGGCTGCGCGAGAAGTACGGCAAGACCGCCGGCGGCACGGCGGGCATCGAGCTGCGGGTGGTCCGCAAGGCCGCGGCGAAGGGCGCCCAGAAGTCGCCCGACAAGACGCTGGTGACCCTCAGCGAGGGCACCCCGGGCACGGTGAGGACGACGCTCAGCGCGACCCTCCAGGCGGACGCCGAGCAGCAGGTCGCCAAGAAGACGCGGGCGTCGGTCGTCGTGATGCGTCCCTCGACCGGCGAGATCCTCGCGGTCGCCAACCAGAGCCACGGTTTCAACACCGCCCTCCAGGGTTCCCTGGCCCCCGGCTCCACGATGAAGGTCATCACCTCGTCGCTGCTGATCGACAAGAAGCTCGCCTCGGCGGACAAGCCGCACCCGTGCCCGAAGTACGTGACGTACGGCGGGTGGAAGTTCCAGAACGACGACAAGTTCGAGATCAAGGGCGGCACGTTCAAGGCGAGCTTCGCGCGGTCCTGCAACACGGCCTTCATCAGCCAGGCGAAGAAACTGCAGAACGACGACCTGACGCGCCAGGCCCAGCAGGTCTTCGGGCTGAGCATGAACAACTGGGCCATCGGCGTCCCCACCTTCGACGGCTCGGTGCCCGTCCAGTCGGCGGCCCAGATGGCGGCCTCGCTGATCGGCCAGGGCGGCGTCCGTATGAACCCGCTGAACATGGCGTCGGTCGCCTCGACGGTCAAGTCGGGCATGTTCCACCAGCCGTACCTCGTGTCGCCGGACGTGGACCACCGCAAGCTGGCGACCGCCTCCCGCACCCTCTCCGCGGGCACGCTCTCCCAGCTCCGCGAACTCATGCGGTACACGGCGGGGTACGGTACGGCCGCCGAGGCGATGTCCGGGCTCGGCCCCGACTACGGCGCGAAGACGGGCTCCGCCGAGGTCGACAACCAGAAGAAGCCGAACGGCTGGTTCACCGCGTGGAAGGGCGACCTCGCCGCGGCGGGCGTGGTCCAGCAGGGCGGCCACGGCGGCGACACCGCGGGCCCGATCGTGGCGGCGCTCCTGAAGGCGGGGAGCTAG
- a CDS encoding PhzF family phenazine biosynthesis isomerase, which translates to MTSSTATPVLRYTAFTSHPDGGNRAGVVLDASRLDERRMLAIAADVGYSETAFVTARDDRRRRFALRYFSPLAEVAFCGHATVAASVALAERMGPGALVFDTPAGEIGVETVTDARGSVRATLTSVPTRSRPARAVEVDAALSALRWERDDLDPALPPHVAFAGNEHLVLAAGSRARLADLDYDFEALTGVMRRHGWTTVHLVWRESDDRFHARDPFPVGGVVEDPATGAAAAAFGGYLRALGLVATASVIALRQGEDMGRPSDLTIEVDPHDPRVRVTGQAVPIAG; encoded by the coding sequence ATGACTTCTTCGACGGCAACCCCGGTCCTGCGCTACACGGCGTTCACCTCCCACCCCGACGGCGGAAACCGGGCCGGGGTCGTCCTCGACGCCTCGCGACTCGACGAACGGCGGATGCTGGCGATCGCCGCCGATGTCGGGTACTCCGAGACCGCGTTCGTCACCGCCCGGGACGACCGGCGGCGCCGGTTCGCGCTCCGCTACTTCAGCCCCCTCGCCGAGGTCGCCTTCTGCGGCCACGCCACTGTCGCCGCGTCGGTGGCGCTCGCCGAACGCATGGGCCCCGGCGCCCTGGTCTTCGACACGCCCGCGGGTGAGATCGGCGTCGAGACCGTGACCGACGCCCGCGGAAGTGTGCGGGCGACGCTCACCAGCGTCCCCACCCGGTCCCGTCCGGCGCGGGCCGTGGAGGTGGACGCCGCGCTCTCGGCCCTGCGGTGGGAAAGGGACGACCTCGACCCGGCGCTGCCTCCGCACGTCGCCTTCGCCGGCAACGAACACCTCGTGCTCGCGGCCGGCTCCCGTGCCCGACTGGCCGACCTGGACTACGACTTCGAGGCCCTCACCGGTGTCATGCGCCGCCACGGCTGGACGACGGTGCACCTGGTCTGGCGCGAGAGCGACGACCGCTTCCACGCGCGAGACCCGTTCCCCGTGGGCGGCGTCGTCGAAGACCCGGCCACCGGAGCGGCGGCCGCGGCCTTCGGCGGGTACCTGCGCGCGCTCGGCCTCGTGGCCACGGCGAGCGTGATCGCCCTTCGCCAGGGCGAGGACATGGGACGGCCGAGCGATCTGACCATCGAGGTGGACCCGCACGACCCGCGGGTGCGCGTCACCGGCCAGGCCGTGCCGATCGCCGGATGA
- a CDS encoding LysR family transcriptional regulator — MDTRLLQTFTALARAGSFTGAAGELQLAQSTVTVQIRTLEKALGTQLFDRLARGALLTEAGRRLLTLAEDVLEAESRLFAAATEDGPVAGTVVVGAGETLCSAHLPDVIVALRGLHPDVEVRLEPCGTTDAVEGLRAGRLDCALLLEEHVAFPDVTAERVAGQPLVLLCAPGHHLAGREQPVTWRELAREDFFLHEQGCSYSDRLAQHLRAVPGAQPRLTRFGSIEATRSCVEAGLGLTVFPHANVAGSLRAGRLTAVPGPSLPDVSVQLARHSRRRPSRAARAVAAQVVRHFDA; from the coding sequence ATGGACACCCGGTTGTTGCAGACCTTCACCGCGCTGGCCAGGGCGGGAAGCTTCACCGGCGCCGCCGGCGAACTCCAGCTCGCACAGTCCACGGTCACCGTGCAGATCAGAACCCTCGAGAAGGCGTTGGGCACCCAGCTCTTCGACCGACTGGCCAGGGGCGCGCTGCTCACCGAGGCGGGGCGGCGGTTGCTCACCCTGGCCGAGGACGTCCTGGAGGCCGAGTCGCGGTTGTTCGCGGCGGCCACCGAGGACGGCCCGGTCGCCGGGACGGTGGTGGTGGGCGCGGGCGAGACCCTGTGCTCGGCCCACCTGCCGGACGTGATCGTCGCGCTGCGCGGCCTCCACCCGGACGTGGAGGTGCGGCTGGAGCCGTGCGGCACCACCGACGCCGTAGAAGGGCTGCGGGCGGGAAGACTCGACTGCGCTCTCCTGCTGGAGGAGCACGTCGCGTTCCCGGACGTCACGGCCGAGCGCGTCGCCGGCCAGCCCCTGGTCCTGCTGTGCGCCCCCGGCCACCACCTGGCCGGCCGCGAACAGCCGGTGACGTGGCGGGAGCTCGCGCGCGAGGACTTCTTCCTCCACGAGCAAGGCTGCTCCTACAGCGACCGGCTCGCTCAGCACCTCCGGGCGGTTCCCGGAGCGCAGCCCCGGCTGACGCGGTTCGGCAGCATCGAGGCCACCCGGTCCTGTGTCGAAGCCGGGCTCGGCCTCACCGTCTTCCCTCACGCGAACGTGGCCGGATCACTGCGCGCCGGCCGTCTGACGGCGGTACCCGGCCCTTCCCTCCCCGACGTCTCCGTCCAGCTGGCCCGCCACAGCCGCCGCCGTCCCTCCCGCGCGGCACGCGCTGTCGCGGCCCAGGTGGTACGCCACTTCGACGCGTAG
- a CDS encoding serine hydrolase domain-containing protein → MNVNGTVAEGFEPVGEAFLRNFETLGDQGAAVTVYREGRKVVDLWGGTKNATGAAGADGTGGTGGTGGAGDTGSAVGTVGTADAADRADADAAPWEHGTAQIVRSATKGVAAAVLLLLAQRGELDLDAPVGHYWPEFKARGKERALVRHVLAHRAGVPVLDRPLTPAEAADPDVTAAAVAAQTPAWEPGSDHGYHAQTYGWLTAELVRRVTGRSIGTWIAEEIAGPLGLDLWVGLPAAEAGRVGRVAQIEAPAGGGGPRLRPKRAVSEAYADPSSLTRRAFGAITPQPDENDPAYRAAVLPASNGVATADGLARFYASLIGEVDGVRLFTPESTGLARAEQSAGPDRVLVVHTRFGLGYMLHGSASPLLGDGSFGHPGRGGSLGFADPESGIAFGYVTNGFRKSVTADPRAQALVRAVRAAIGG, encoded by the coding sequence GTGAACGTGAACGGCACAGTGGCCGAGGGCTTCGAGCCGGTCGGAGAGGCGTTCCTGCGCAACTTCGAGACGCTCGGGGACCAGGGCGCGGCGGTCACCGTGTACCGGGAGGGGCGCAAGGTCGTCGACCTGTGGGGCGGCACGAAGAACGCGACCGGGGCGGCCGGCGCGGACGGCACCGGGGGCACCGGGGGTACCGGGGGCGCAGGGGACACCGGCTCCGCGGTTGGCACGGTTGGCACGGCTGACGCGGCCGACAGGGCTGACGCTGACGCGGCGCCCTGGGAGCACGGCACCGCGCAGATCGTGCGCTCGGCGACGAAGGGCGTGGCCGCCGCCGTCCTGCTGCTGCTCGCCCAGCGGGGGGAACTGGACCTCGACGCCCCGGTGGGTCACTACTGGCCCGAGTTCAAGGCGCGCGGCAAGGAGCGCGCCCTGGTCCGGCACGTGCTCGCGCACCGGGCCGGGGTGCCCGTCCTCGACCGTCCGCTCACCCCGGCCGAGGCGGCGGACCCGGACGTGACCGCCGCCGCCGTGGCAGCGCAGACGCCGGCCTGGGAGCCGGGGAGCGACCACGGGTACCACGCGCAGACGTACGGCTGGCTGACGGCCGAGCTGGTGCGCCGGGTCACCGGGCGTTCGATCGGCACCTGGATCGCCGAGGAGATCGCCGGGCCGCTGGGACTCGACCTGTGGGTCGGGCTGCCGGCGGCGGAGGCGGGCCGGGTGGGCCGAGTCGCCCAGATCGAGGCCCCGGCGGGGGGCGGCGGCCCGCGGCTGCGTCCGAAGCGGGCGGTCTCCGAGGCGTACGCGGACCCCTCGTCGCTCACCCGCCGCGCCTTCGGCGCGATCACCCCGCAGCCGGACGAGAACGATCCGGCCTACCGGGCCGCCGTCCTGCCCGCCTCCAACGGTGTCGCGACGGCGGACGGCCTGGCCCGCTTCTACGCGTCGCTGATCGGGGAGGTGGACGGCGTACGGCTGTTCACGCCGGAGAGCACCGGTCTGGCCCGCGCCGAACAGTCCGCGGGGCCCGACCGGGTCCTGGTCGTGCACACCCGCTTCGGCCTCGGATACATGCTGCACGGCAGCGCGTCCCCGCTGCTGGGCGACGGCTCCTTCGGACACCCCGGACGCGGTGGGTCCCTCGGGTTCGCCGACCCGGAGTCGGGGATCGCCTTCGGGTACGTGACGAACGGCTTCCGCAAGAGCGTGACGGCCGACCCGCGGGCGCAGGCACTGGTCCGGGCGGTGCGGGCGGCGATCGGGGGGTGA
- the cbiQ gene encoding cobalt ECF transporter T component CbiQ, producing the protein MGAGHAHRLYRHGHSPVHSLPPHTKLAAVFAFVVVVVSTPREAMWAFALYAVLLATVAWRARVPAGFLLKRLLIEVPFVAFAVLMPFVAEGERVDVLGLSLSVNGLWGAWNVLAKGTLGVAASVLLASTTELRELLLGLQRLRLPPLLVQIASFMIRYGDVITDEMRRMRIARESRGFEASGVRHWGVLAKSAGALFIRSYERGERVHLAMVSRGYAGSMPVIDEVTASRAQWSYALALPLAALLVCLLGWTL; encoded by the coding sequence GTGGGCGCGGGCCACGCACACCGCCTCTACCGGCACGGGCACTCACCGGTGCACTCGCTGCCCCCGCACACCAAACTCGCCGCGGTCTTCGCCTTCGTGGTCGTGGTCGTCTCGACCCCGCGCGAGGCGATGTGGGCCTTCGCGCTCTACGCCGTGCTGCTCGCGACGGTCGCGTGGCGGGCCCGGGTACCGGCCGGGTTCCTGCTCAAACGGCTGCTGATCGAGGTCCCGTTCGTGGCCTTCGCGGTGCTGATGCCGTTCGTCGCCGAGGGCGAGCGGGTGGACGTCCTCGGCCTGTCCCTCAGCGTCAACGGCCTGTGGGGCGCGTGGAACGTGCTGGCCAAGGGCACGCTGGGCGTGGCGGCCTCCGTGCTGCTCGCCTCGACCACCGAACTGCGCGAACTGCTCCTCGGACTCCAGCGGTTGAGGCTGCCTCCCCTCCTCGTGCAGATCGCGTCCTTCATGATCCGGTACGGCGACGTCATCACGGACGAGATGCGGCGGATGCGGATCGCCCGGGAGTCGCGCGGCTTCGAGGCGAGCGGAGTACGGCACTGGGGCGTCCTCGCCAAGTCGGCGGGCGCCCTGTTCATCCGCTCCTACGAACGCGGCGAGCGCGTGCATCTCGCCATGGTGAGCCGCGGATACGCCGGTTCGATGCCGGTCATCGACGAGGTGACCGCGTCCCGGGCGCAGTGGTCGTACGCTCTCGCCCTCCCCCTCGCCGCCCTGCTCGTCTGCCTGTTGGGATGGACCCTGTGA
- a CDS encoding penicillin-binding transpeptidase domain-containing protein: MRKGAKAAIIGSVFAVMVGGAGYGAFNVVTALDGNDSAGGPAPVKTGPPSGAEVKETSAKFLAAWEKGDAAKAATYTNYASQAEGLLAGYRADAHLTGVRITPGTPSGASVPFSVKATVSFEGKSKPLAYDSELTVVRGQTTGKALVDWKPSVVHPDLKEGDTLVTGESASPPIEAVDRNNVVLAKDKYPSLGPILDALREKYGDDAGGTAGIELAIHHASEGAGDTTLLTLAQGKPGKLRTTLSASAQSAAEKAVARYAESSVVAVKPSTGEVLAVANHRADGFNAAFLGKLAPGSTMKIISAATFIDNGITTASGPATCPDSAVSESQTFHNLPGMAPQLNATLSDSFSRSCNTAFVKYADTVKVDSLTNEAEQRFGLGRNNWKTGIESFDGSVPASGGPDTAANLIGQGQVQMCPLNMASVTATAMTGVFRQPVIVSPGLDHREIATAKGLPPGTVAQLRTMMNRTAVSGTAAQVMAGLTGRIGAKTGSAEVDAQSRSNSWFTGYRNDIAAAAMTQQGGHGVDAAGPIVAAVLRTGA, translated from the coding sequence ATGCGCAAGGGGGCAAAGGCCGCCATCATCGGCAGTGTGTTCGCCGTGATGGTGGGGGGCGCCGGATACGGCGCGTTCAACGTGGTGACCGCGCTCGACGGGAACGACAGCGCGGGCGGGCCCGCGCCGGTGAAGACCGGTCCGCCGAGCGGGGCGGAGGTCAAGGAGACCTCCGCGAAGTTCCTCGCGGCCTGGGAGAAGGGCGACGCCGCCAAGGCCGCGACGTACACGAACTACGCGAGCCAGGCCGAGGGTCTGCTGGCCGGCTACCGCGCCGACGCCCACCTCACCGGCGTGCGGATCACACCAGGCACCCCGTCCGGCGCGTCCGTGCCGTTCTCGGTGAAGGCCACGGTGTCCTTCGAGGGGAAGTCCAAGCCCCTCGCGTACGACTCGGAGCTGACCGTCGTACGCGGCCAGACCACCGGCAAGGCGCTGGTCGACTGGAAGCCGTCGGTCGTCCATCCCGACCTGAAGGAGGGCGACACCCTGGTCACCGGCGAGTCGGCGAGCCCCCCGATCGAGGCCGTGGACCGGAACAACGTTGTCCTGGCCAAGGACAAGTACCCCTCGCTGGGCCCGATCCTCGACGCGCTGCGCGAGAAGTACGGCGACGACGCGGGCGGTACGGCGGGCATCGAGCTGGCGATCCATCACGCGAGCGAGGGCGCCGGGGACACCACCCTGCTGACCCTCGCCCAGGGGAAGCCGGGCAAGCTGCGCACGACGCTCAGCGCGAGCGCGCAGTCCGCCGCGGAGAAGGCGGTCGCGCGCTACGCCGAATCGTCCGTGGTCGCGGTCAAGCCCAGCACCGGTGAGGTGCTGGCGGTCGCCAACCACCGCGCGGACGGCTTCAACGCGGCCTTCCTCGGCAAGCTCGCCCCCGGCTCCACCATGAAGATCATCAGCGCGGCCACGTTCATCGACAACGGCATCACCACGGCGAGCGGCCCCGCGACCTGCCCGGACAGCGCGGTCTCGGAGAGCCAGACCTTCCACAACCTGCCGGGCATGGCACCCCAGTTGAACGCGACGCTCTCCGACAGCTTCTCGCGCTCCTGCAACACGGCGTTCGTGAAGTACGCGGACACGGTGAAGGTCGACTCGCTCACCAACGAGGCCGAGCAGCGCTTCGGTCTCGGCCGGAACAACTGGAAGACCGGCATCGAGTCCTTCGACGGCTCCGTCCCGGCCTCCGGCGGCCCCGACACGGCCGCCAACCTGATCGGCCAGGGCCAGGTCCAGATGTGCCCGCTGAACATGGCGTCGGTGACCGCGACCGCGATGACCGGTGTCTTCCGGCAGCCGGTCATCGTCTCGCCCGGCCTCGACCACCGTGAGATCGCCACCGCCAAGGGGCTGCCGCCGGGCACGGTCGCCCAGCTGCGCACGATGATGAACCGGACCGCGGTCAGCGGTACCGCCGCTCAGGTGATGGCCGGTCTGACCGGCAGGATCGGCGCCAAGACCGGCTCCGCCGAGGTCGACGCGCAGTCCCGGTCGAACAGCTGGTTCACGGGCTACCGCAACGACATCGCGGCCGCCGCGATGACCCAGCAGGGCGGCCACGGCGTCGACGCGGCCGGTCCGATCGTCGCAGCTGTGCTACGAACCGGCGCCTGA